In Acanthopagrus latus isolate v.2019 chromosome 6, fAcaLat1.1, whole genome shotgun sequence, the genomic window TTTTTACAGTCATATTGTATTTTTGGGGAGGTGAGAATCACAGAGTGGCTAATGATGTGCTTTTCTATACACTAAGAGAGATATTCCATTGAGGTCAGTTTCTCTTTGGCGAAACGATCTATGAGAGACATAAAGATAAGAAAGTATTGTTTGGTACCTAACCTTTCACTGATGCAATGGCCCCTTCACGGTGAACATATGCTGCTATAAGTAAAGGGTATAACGTGTGGGCAATTTGGGTAAAATCTTATATCACCGTGTAATTGTATGTTGTTATATTTATACAATAAATTAAACTGGCTGGTGCAATGTCTAGAACATTAATTAAattgatgttaaatgtaaaatcataCATAAAATGCGTAAAAGAAAGATCAAATGGGAGagtttttgtcaaaaaaaaaatcaagatatCTCATTACACTCATGCAAATAAATCCTATTAATTCAGCATCGCCCACAGAGGACTAATACATCCTGAGGTATTAAGGGATGATAAATCATTCAGATCAAGTAGTCTTATCTCGACTTAAGAGATATCTTTCTGTTCAATCCCTGGGTAACTAAGttacatttgtatttaagaTTTAGTGTTCACAAGCTGGAAAAATAATATATCAAGTTGGAAGACTATCAGATTTTTTAAGATCGCGTCCTCTAATTTAATCTGTTGTGACTCACAGACAGTGGAATTTGCAGGGTGGGACTCGTTGCTCGTGGCTATTAATGTCTTAGTCATGCAACCTTGAGTGGCACTCCTTCAGCCTCTCAGTGTCGGCCGTTTCCTCTAAATCTTTAGCCCTGGAGTTACAGCCACTGTAAACACGCTCAGtgaacaaagtgtttgtttagtgGTTGCTATTTAAAGACAACGGTGAAAACAAGGACGATGGGTGGACGTTACTAAATACTTTTGCGCCCAGTAGTGTAACTTGGTATTTTATCACAGTACCCGTACttcttaaaacatttcataactttatttgtacattttctgttagTCTTTAATTGAATATGTGTTTAACTCCATTTCAAATCATGCTCAAAGTGCTGTGTTGGGGGCAGACTATAATCACCATAAACTACACGGTACTGTAACAAAACAACTGACcatagagaagaaaaaacattttaactggtTTAATTGGTACTCAGTAGGGTCACACTAAGTTTAACTGTTTGCATTACATTTAAACAGGCACAAagtagtttttggagaagaaatatctacaatattaatgaggtaataacagaAACTTTCCATTAAGTTCagcatgtttattcagttgattcagtcatgaaaacagagtttgtttatgtagtttaaaaagaaatcagtcaatgagTAGCATCATTTGGAAGTACAAGTAAAACTGGTGTAAATTATAACAGCTGTATAATAAAGTAAATACACAGCTAACACAATAtgtgtacttagttacattccactaCTGCTGATGGCTTCACTTTTACAATTGCTTTGTTACTTAAACTTGTGTTGTTCGTTCCAGTTTTCAGCTACAATGAATAGTGACTCATTATAAGACACATGATCTGATCAATATATAAATTCTGTATAGACAGACTACAAAAAAATTCGAATTGGTGTTTCACTGTCATGATGAACGGCAGTGATTTTAAACTTGCATGCTGAATTCCTTGTCTGCTGAGCCATGATTGGCTGCTTACACCGAAGCATCACCTCTGTTAATAAATCAGCCTCTCAGTGGGGAAAAGGCAGAGCAACGGAGGAGCGTACGCAGCGATCACTCTGTGATTTATGTCGGTGTAGAAAACATTACTATCCTGGAAGATGACAGACAACAAATGGTATGAGCATGCGTGAGAGTGCGTGTCAGAGACAAGGGGAAACGGGGAGTGCTCAGCTCTGTGGAAATGAGAGGGAAAACTAACATTCTCCATCACGTACCCTCCCATACCTTTCCCCACTGCTCTTTAAAAGCTGCTGCCAGTGGTGTCTGTCAGCCTCATTATCACTCTGTCTTGGCTTGAGGGAATTACCGTCCACAttgcgacacacacacaaactgcaggcGTCCTAACAGAAACCAACAATCACAAAGTCAGTTGTAGGGGACTGCTACCATCGCTTAGTGGACCTCTTCCAGACCTCCAGTGTGAGATGCTCCTGTGTCTGAATATCCTggtgctgctcctcctgcagccggCTCTGTCACTGCCGCTGACCACCCCGTCCAGAGGATGCCCCACCTGTAAATCAAAGACCACAGAGAGTCAGCCGTCTGTAGATTCAAACACCACCTCTCTGGCTGTTGGAGAACCGTGTGGGGTCTACACTCTGAGCTGCGCCCAAGGTCTACGTTGCGCACCACAGGAGGATGAGCTGAGGCCCCTCCGCGCCCTGTTGGAGGGCAGGGGAGTCTGTACGAACGCCAGCAGCATCGGCCCGACTGAAACTGTCCAAACGGCAGGTAAGAGTCCCACATTGTGcctgatgatgacgatgacgatgttcttattgtgttgatttttaaaactgGCACTCATAATTACCttatttgtcagtttttgacaGTTTCACCACCGTACAACTTACATTAAATCAACAAATGAGTGTTGATCAGACTTCCCGTAGCCTGAACATGTGCTCGTGAAAGTCAACAAAATATTTGGCCACAAGAACACACCTGTGTTTACACGCCgagtttattttttccattgcCAACAGCTCCCGGGCACGCTGTTACATAAAAACAACCGCATAACCAGATGTAGCGAAATATGACAGCAGTTtgcaagaaaaatgtttttatggcTCAGTGATTGTGGTataaacttttatttgttttccaagATGGGCGTTACGGTTCATCTATTAGTGCGTTTAGTTTTACTCGTGCTGCACGTTGACTAAGTGCATTGAAAAAGATAACAAAAACCGGTTTACTTACAGTAATAAGTGACCaaatgatgaatgtttttgtctttatttcaacCTAGCAACAGCACCTACTGAGGATCCAAATGAGGTAAAAATCCTTTTTGTCTAATGGGCTCAATAACTCAGAGAAACGGCACACTGGGCTCGCACTTACACGAATCTGCTGTCTCTCCCTACAGGCTCCTTGTCGTAAACTGCTCACTACACTTATCGAAGGTCTGGACGCCCATGTATTCGACCCGAATCACGACATCTACATGCCCAACTGTGACAAGCGCGGCTTCTTCAGAAAGAAGCAGGTGAGTTTACAAACAAGGCGAAATTACAGGAAACCGCTGAAAACCTTTCTGCGGACACGTGGCTCGTGTTTCCAGCTgcataaacacattcatgtgtttgttgtgttggtgCAGTGCTGGTCGTCTCGAGGTAAGCAGCGTGGCAAGTGCTGGTGCGTGGATCAGAACGGCATGCCGGTGACCTCGAAGACTAAACAGAAGGGCGGACTGAGCTGCTGAGATGGACCGAagcagaggaggctgaggcGTCGATACGAGATAAAGATGAAGGAAcaccacacagagtttaaaggaGCTCTGCACAGTCTCACATTTCACTCACCAGCAGCCAGAAGCAGCTCTCCACCAATGAGAGCGCTGCCTTGAAAACAGGTGTAACTTTGTCTCCTTGCGCCCTCTACTGAACATATTAGGCGTGTATTGATAAGATATTCCTATAACATCCACTTCTATTAGATGTCAAATTTGATCAATATTTGAAAGTATCTCGTGGAAAGAGACTCTAATGAGATGATTTGTTCTAACCCGGACCCTCTCCTGCCCAAACACTAGCCCAATAACACTTCCTTTAGTACTAATATATTCAATTAAATCAACCAAGCTTCAGGAGCATCATGATTTGATCACTCTATTGTATTTATAGCCTACgtatattttcagtattttattttacattggaACCACTGTAAGTGTTTTACTGTAACTGCTGTACAAAATCTCAAGATGTAACCCTATTTATGTCACTTTGAATGTGATATTCTATTTATGTTAATATTGCCAATGAACAAATAATTTATCAGTGGTTGCCTATAAGAACAGATACCTGAGGTGTTATTTTGAAAGcctgaattgttttttttaacgcaGAATTGAATGGGGGCATTATATGGGGGCGTTCATATTTTTCTTACTgctttttttacttatttattatcattgttttaaCTGATGCTCTCTATTTTTGCTAtcccctttgctgctgtaataatgcaCATTTCCCCAttgtgggacaaataaaggattATCTTATCTAATCTTATCTTGTCATTAttgtgagtttctttttttggaatTCATTAAGAAAATGTGCTTGTCCAATAGAGATTCAACTGAAGATCTGGGGATTTTTCAGTTTCAAGATCATACTGacggttcagtgtcttgtaactGGGTGAacggtgtctctgtcacagctttcacttgtttctgcactatggaacttcagtgagagggttaCATGCATgttcacttcaacatacaagtttttaacacataacattgttatgatgtagGGAGCCTTGTTTGTAGTCGGCATCTACATTACATCCTACCAACTATTACAGATCTGGATCACTCAGAAGCTGCGCGGGGCTCTCAGGGTAGAGGCTGTGCTGACTGTGAAGCCCCGAGAGGCTAATTTATGCACAATATAAACAGAACTGACTGGACTCTTTGGGCTTAATGATCCTTTAAAGGAAGCAGTATGAGAAGGAAAGTGACTGTTCGCTTGACCTGCTCACAACTGAAGTCCACACTGAGGTGATAAACTGTGATGTCAGCCCGGCTGATGCTCACTTTTTCAACCTGA contains:
- the LOC119020858 gene encoding insulin-like growth factor-binding protein 5; this translates as MLLCLNILVLLLLQPALSLPLTTPSRGCPTCKSKTTESQPSVDSNTTSLAVGEPCGVYTLSCAQGLRCAPQEDELRPLRALLEGRGVCTNASSIGPTETVQTAATAPTEDPNEAPCRKLLTTLIEGLDAHVFDPNHDIYMPNCDKRGFFRKKQCWSSRGKQRGKCWCVDQNGMPVTSKTKQKGGLSC